Proteins co-encoded in one Metabacillus sp. KUDC1714 genomic window:
- the nagB gene encoding glucosamine-6-phosphate deaminase, which produces MKIIEVKNYQEMSLAAAQYIINMLKNTSKLTLGLATGGTPQGVYQHLIEDYKKNGTSYAQVTSFNLDEYIGLSKDDPNSYYRYMYENLFKHINISLQQINIPSGMNTNLQSECEEYENKIHQHGGIDLQLLGIGSNGHIGFNEPGTSFQSKTHVVGLTQSTREANARYFTSIEEVPTQAITMGIQSIYKSKEILLLASGKAKQDAMVKLLNGDVTESFPASILKQHPNATIIADEEALFGVKDVSLFR; this is translated from the coding sequence ATGAAAATAATTGAAGTTAAAAATTATCAAGAAATGAGTCTTGCAGCTGCACAATATATCATTAATATGTTAAAAAATACTTCCAAATTAACATTAGGTCTAGCGACTGGAGGTACACCACAAGGAGTTTATCAACACTTAATTGAAGATTATAAGAAAAACGGTACTTCATACGCACAGGTCACTAGCTTTAATTTAGATGAATATATTGGTTTATCGAAGGATGATCCAAATAGCTATTATCGCTATATGTATGAAAATCTGTTTAAGCATATCAATATCTCTCTTCAGCAAATAAATATCCCAAGTGGAATGAACACTAATTTACAGTCTGAATGTGAAGAATATGAAAACAAGATCCATCAACATGGCGGTATTGATTTACAGCTATTAGGAATTGGTAGTAACGGGCATATAGGATTTAATGAGCCTGGAACCTCCTTTCAATCAAAAACACATGTTGTGGGCTTAACTCAATCAACAAGAGAAGCAAATGCTCGTTACTTTACAAGTATAGAAGAAGTTCCAACACAAGCTATTACGATGGGAATTCAATCAATCTATAAAAGTAAAGAGATCTTGCTTTTAGCATCCGGTAAAGCGAAACAAGATGCCATGGTTAAGCTTCTAAATGGAGACGTAACTGAAAGCTTTCCAGCCTCTATATTAAAACAACATCCAAATGCAACGATAATCGCTGATGAGGAAGCTTTGTTTGGTGTGAAGGATGTTAGTTTATTTAGGTAA
- a CDS encoding ABC transporter ATP-binding protein, translated as MLQLKQIYKVFNEGSVDEKVALGHLSLSLNEGDFVTVIGSNGAGKSTLLNVIAGRITPDDGDVLIKDKSMIDVREYKRSRYIGRVFQDPMAGTAPTLTIEENLAIAYSRVHKRTLRPGVSSKRRVFFKEQLELLGLGLENRLSAKVGLLSGGERQALSLLMATFTKPDILLLDEHTAALDPSRAELITNLTKKLVDNGNLTTLMITHNMQQAVDLGNRLIMMDKGNIVFEAEGKEKQGLTVKSLLEEFSKIKTDSSLSDKALLI; from the coding sequence TTGCTACAACTAAAGCAAATTTATAAGGTGTTTAATGAAGGCTCTGTTGATGAGAAAGTGGCATTAGGTCATTTGTCATTATCATTAAATGAAGGTGATTTTGTTACAGTTATAGGAAGTAATGGTGCGGGAAAATCAACTTTACTCAATGTTATTGCTGGACGAATAACCCCAGATGATGGAGATGTCCTCATCAAGGATAAATCAATGATTGATGTTCGTGAGTATAAACGTTCAAGATACATCGGCCGTGTTTTTCAAGATCCAATGGCTGGTACGGCACCTACACTTACAATTGAAGAGAATCTAGCGATTGCTTATTCTCGTGTACACAAACGTACATTAAGGCCTGGTGTTTCATCCAAGCGACGAGTGTTTTTTAAGGAACAGTTAGAACTACTTGGTTTAGGTCTTGAAAATCGATTATCAGCAAAGGTTGGTTTACTGTCTGGTGGGGAGCGGCAAGCTCTTTCATTATTAATGGCGACCTTCACCAAGCCTGATATTTTGCTGTTAGATGAACATACAGCAGCACTTGATCCATCACGAGCTGAGTTGATTACAAACCTAACGAAAAAGCTTGTTGATAATGGAAATCTAACGACATTAATGATTACCCATAATATGCAGCAAGCAGTTGACCTAGGAAATCGACTAATCATGATGGATAAAGGAAATATTGTTTTTGAAGCAGAGGGGAAAGAAAAGCAGGGATTAACAGTTAAATCTCTGTTAGAAGAATTCTCTAAAATTAAGACTGATAGCTCTTTATCTGATAAGGCGTTACTCATATAA